The Methylomagnum ishizawai genome has a window encoding:
- a CDS encoding PAS domain-containing protein, which yields MALSHAAFAGTFTDAIALGWWWEGGSAALLLAAVFWWHHRRKLGNSDGRSSLAAHPGQVQDETPDAKLRPRPWIPLGIFLGIATLIGVFGWVFYRHERLQHRTIQENQLAAIADFKRQQIEAWLGERRRAAMTWRKGSIFGEVVVQWLAGNGKDRSQERQIEKRLWTIKEFLGYTSVALLDGEGRVRLRVGAEPALSPQFVELSRMAMASGQVQFSDLYRMVKGAGSEVNMDFIAPLSGLDSERPAAVLAFTTSANEFLFPLIQSWPLPSGSAETVLVRREAGSVLFLNALRHHRDAAFNLSFPLSNQALLAVRAVEGQQGIATGQDYRGVRVLASITGIAGTPWRLIAKVDVGEIDAPARRDAAIVTGTCLALMLAAGTATALAWRRRRYALESAYQEERAKRAILSMRLDDLARDATDIILLTDGDGNIRDANQRAIDAYGQSHEALCGLSLLDLVPPELRAAAKAEWNKAVDQGQARFETLHRSWQGGDFPVEVNTHRIGYGDVLLMQSVIRDISERRRVEAEIRRLSELGRVLSRCNPCVLSQVGPDGFLGETCRLVVRHGGFAMACAYGGMGRNGEPMLLAYFGNHPGALPVAQTHRGTVREVADEVRCARDGGPAWFPDARGLVFRLPWLGETPLTGFGCYAAVPIAGEPGLAGALLLFGGQPEPFSQHVEPFLERLAENTTRGLELLAQREALRSSRDRLGAMLDNIDGVVWSLDPYTFDLVYTNPSIARMTGYAAEVMLAQPGLWRDMLLPGDRIRLMDDLNQAKLTGALGGDYQIMRLDGHRRWVNIQGRMVFDANGRPQRLDGIAFDITERRLNEIANEAIQLISAVFLKHRQASEPYRQVAELLAQRLEFPMVCIDLYNPLTERMESLGCSVPQAVGESITATVSARGTSWYETDLARNGGDPGCEGLRQLGGRSFIAMPLWIGNEPLGGLLLADTAPRPDIGSWQIYLCLIASRLAMEMDRRRRTRGLDRQAQEFRQLLDSLFIYAGILTPEGMVIDINRTALETVGLRLEDVQGRPFEDTPWWSASEASQQRLREALTEAAQGRTVRYDTQIQYRPGDCATIDFGITPIFDAEGQVTYLVPSALDISERCRVQEEARRQGAWLRAGIDRVPIGLMIVDPRSGHLQKANQTLCQFLGYREEALLGMAWLDLLMPLDHETHRQGIESLLRGAVEAYTAREHYRHCNGDALPFLVEIRYGRYADADLDALMATLVPSAMEGPPP from the coding sequence ATGGCCTTATCTCATGCCGCCTTCGCCGGGACGTTCACCGATGCCATCGCCCTTGGCTGGTGGTGGGAGGGGGGTTCCGCAGCCTTGTTGCTTGCCGCCGTGTTCTGGTGGCACCATCGAAGAAAGCTTGGAAATAGCGATGGGCGCTCATCCCTGGCCGCTCATCCCGGTCAAGTTCAAGACGAAACACCCGATGCCAAGTTACGGCCTCGGCCTTGGATTCCGCTGGGGATTTTCCTGGGGATCGCCACATTGATCGGTGTGTTCGGTTGGGTCTTCTACCGCCATGAACGGTTGCAACACCGCACCATACAGGAAAACCAACTGGCCGCCATCGCCGACTTCAAGCGGCAACAAATCGAAGCCTGGCTCGGAGAACGCCGCCGGGCCGCCATGACTTGGCGCAAGGGCAGTATTTTCGGGGAAGTCGTCGTGCAATGGTTGGCGGGGAATGGCAAGGACCGCTCCCAGGAGCGGCAGATCGAAAAGCGCTTATGGACCATCAAGGAGTTCCTTGGCTACACCAGCGTGGCATTGTTGGACGGCGAAGGGCGGGTGCGGTTGCGGGTGGGGGCGGAACCCGCGCTGTCGCCCCAATTCGTGGAACTGAGCCGCATGGCCATGGCCAGCGGGCAGGTTCAATTCTCCGACCTGTACCGGATGGTGAAGGGCGCCGGTTCGGAGGTCAATATGGATTTCATCGCACCGCTCAGCGGGCTCGATAGCGAACGCCCGGCCGCCGTGTTGGCCTTCACCACTTCCGCCAACGAATTCCTGTTCCCCTTGATCCAATCCTGGCCGCTGCCCAGCGGTTCCGCTGAAACCGTGCTGGTTCGCCGCGAAGCCGGTTCGGTGTTGTTCCTGAATGCCTTGCGGCACCATCGGGACGCGGCTTTCAACCTGAGTTTCCCCTTGAGCAACCAGGCGTTGCTGGCCGTGCGTGCCGTCGAAGGCCAGCAAGGCATCGCCACGGGCCAGGATTATCGCGGAGTGCGGGTATTGGCATCCATTACCGGCATCGCGGGCACGCCTTGGCGGTTGATCGCCAAGGTCGATGTCGGCGAGATCGATGCCCCGGCCCGCCGCGACGCCGCCATCGTTACCGGGACCTGCCTGGCGTTGATGTTGGCGGCGGGCACGGCCACCGCGCTGGCTTGGCGCAGGCGGCGCTATGCCTTGGAGTCGGCCTATCAAGAGGAGCGGGCCAAGCGGGCCATCCTATCCATGCGCTTGGACGACCTGGCCCGCGATGCCACCGATATCATCTTATTGACCGACGGCGATGGGAATATCCGCGATGCCAATCAACGCGCCATCGACGCCTATGGCCAAAGCCACGAAGCTTTGTGCGGCCTGTCGCTGCTGGATTTGGTCCCGCCCGAGCTACGCGCCGCTGCCAAGGCGGAATGGAACAAAGCCGTGGACCAAGGCCAAGCGCGCTTCGAAACGCTGCACCGTTCATGGCAAGGCGGGGATTTCCCGGTCGAGGTGAATACCCATCGCATCGGTTATGGCGATGTCCTGCTGATGCAAAGCGTCATCCGCGATATCAGCGAGCGCCGCCGGGTGGAAGCTGAAATCCGCCGCCTGTCCGAACTGGGCAGGGTGCTGAGCCGCTGCAATCCCTGCGTCTTATCACAGGTCGGGCCGGATGGGTTTTTGGGGGAAACCTGCCGTTTGGTGGTCCGCCATGGTGGGTTTGCGATGGCTTGTGCCTATGGCGGCATGGGACGGAATGGCGAGCCGATGTTGTTGGCCTATTTCGGCAACCATCCGGGGGCCTTGCCGGTGGCCCAAACGCACCGGGGAACCGTCCGGGAAGTGGCGGACGAGGTGCGATGCGCCCGCGATGGTGGACCCGCTTGGTTCCCCGATGCCCGCGGGCTGGTATTCCGTTTGCCTTGGCTGGGCGAAACGCCCCTGACGGGGTTCGGGTGCTACGCCGCGGTACCCATAGCCGGGGAACCGGGCTTGGCGGGGGCTTTGCTGTTGTTCGGCGGCCAACCCGAACCGTTCTCCCAGCATGTCGAACCGTTCCTCGAGCGTTTGGCGGAAAACACCACCCGCGGGTTGGAACTCCTCGCCCAGCGCGAGGCGTTGCGGTCCAGCCGCGACCGCCTAGGCGCCATGCTGGATAATATCGATGGGGTCGTCTGGTCGCTGGACCCCTATACCTTCGATCTTGTTTATACCAATCCTTCGATAGCGCGTATGACCGGCTACGCGGCGGAGGTTATGCTTGCCCAGCCCGGCTTATGGCGGGACATGTTGCTTCCCGGTGATCGGATTCGGCTCATGGATGATCTGAACCAAGCCAAATTGACCGGGGCGCTGGGCGGCGACTACCAGATCATGCGCCTGGATGGCCACCGGCGCTGGGTCAATATCCAAGGCCGCATGGTGTTCGACGCCAACGGCCGGCCCCAGCGGTTGGACGGGATCGCCTTCGATATCACCGAGCGCCGTTTGAACGAGATCGCCAACGAGGCCATCCAATTGATCTCGGCGGTATTCCTGAAGCATCGCCAGGCATCGGAACCCTACCGGCAGGTGGCCGAACTCCTCGCGCAACGCCTGGAGTTTCCGATGGTTTGCATCGATCTCTATAACCCCCTGACCGAGCGGATGGAGTCCCTGGGCTGTTCCGTTCCGCAGGCTGTCGGCGAATCCATCACCGCCACCGTCTCGGCCCGTGGCACCTCCTGGTACGAAACCGACCTCGCCAGGAACGGCGGCGATCCCGGCTGCGAGGGGTTGCGCCAACTCGGTGGACGGTCTTTCATCGCCATGCCCTTGTGGATAGGCAACGAACCGCTCGGTGGCTTGTTGTTGGCCGATACCGCGCCCCGCCCGGATATAGGGTCCTGGCAAATCTATCTATGCTTGATCGCCAGCCGCCTCGCCATGGAAATGGATCGACGCCGCAGGACCCGTGGCCTCGACCGCCAAGCCCAAGAATTCCGTCAGTTGCTCGACAGCCTGTTCATCTATGCCGGCATCCTGACGCCCGAGGGCATGGTGATCGACATTAACCGCACCGCGCTGGAAACGGTGGGGCTGCGATTGGAAGACGTGCAGGGTCGGCCTTTCGAGGATACCCCTTGGTGGAGCGCTTCGGAAGCGAGCCAGCAGCGGCTGCGCGAAGCATTGACCGAGGCCGCCCAAGGCAGGACGGTCCGTTACGATACCCAAATACAGTACCGTCCCGGCGACTGCGCGACCATCGATTTCGGAATCACGCCCATCTTCGATGCGGAGGGGCAGGTGACATACCTGGTCCCTTCCGCCTTGGATATTAGCGAACGCTGCCGTGTCCAGGAGGAAGCGCGCCGTCAGGGCGCTTGGTTGCGTGCGGGGATCGATAGGGTGCCTATCGGCCTGATGATCGTCGATCCCCGTTCCGGCCATTTGCAAAAGGCCAATCAAACCCTTTGCCAATTCCTGGGTTATCGGGAGGAGGCTTTGTTGGGCATGGCTTGGCTGGATTTGCTCATGCCGCTGGATCATGAAACTCATCGCCAAGGTATTGAAAGCTTGCTGCGCGGGGCGGTGGAAGCCTATACAGCCCGGGAGCATTACCGGCATTGCAACGGCGATGCTCTGCCTTTCCTGGTCGAAATCCGTTATGGCCGCTACGCCGATGCCGATCTGGACGCCCTGATGGCGACCTTGGTTCCATCCGCTATGGAAGGCCCGCCGCCATGA
- a CDS encoding SDR family oxidoreductase, which yields MTATEPHRPPIFIVGCGDIGQRVARLELAAGNLVAALARSEASARTLAALGIRPIQGDLDHPATLTQLPAALATLYYFAPPPPTGGDDPRLRALLAALPAPPERVVYISTSGVYGDCQGAWIDEDAPLQPRTDRARRRLAAESALLAWSGRQGVPCVILRVPGIYGPGRLPVERIRQGIPVVHPAEAPYSNRIHADDLAAGCCAAARKGRPGTAYHLSDGHPTTMTDYFQRVADALGLPRPPLVGLAEARRTFSPAMLSFLEESKRLDNRRMLEELGVVLRYPDLASGLPACLGEE from the coding sequence ATGACTGCCACCGAACCCCACCGTCCCCCCATCTTCATCGTCGGCTGCGGCGACATCGGCCAGCGCGTGGCCCGTTTGGAACTCGCCGCCGGCAATCTCGTAGCGGCGCTGGCCCGTTCGGAGGCTTCGGCCCGGACACTGGCGGCGCTGGGCATCCGCCCAATCCAGGGCGATTTGGACCACCCCGCCACCTTGACCCAGCTACCCGCCGCGCTGGCGACCCTCTATTACTTCGCCCCGCCCCCGCCCACCGGCGGCGACGACCCGCGGCTCCGGGCCTTGCTGGCGGCGCTTCCCGCCCCGCCGGAGCGCGTGGTCTATATCAGCACCAGCGGCGTCTATGGCGATTGCCAAGGCGCGTGGATCGACGAAGACGCCCCGCTCCAACCCCGGACCGACCGCGCCCGGCGGCGGCTGGCGGCGGAATCGGCCCTCCTGGCTTGGAGCGGACGCCAGGGCGTGCCCTGCGTAATCTTGCGGGTGCCGGGGATTTACGGGCCGGGGCGCTTGCCGGTGGAGCGCATCCGCCAGGGCATCCCCGTGGTCCATCCCGCGGAAGCGCCCTATAGCAACCGTATCCACGCCGACGACCTCGCCGCCGGGTGTTGCGCCGCCGCCCGCAAGGGGCGGCCCGGCACGGCCTACCACCTCAGCGACGGCCATCCCACCACCATGACCGATTATTTCCAGCGGGTCGCCGACGCGCTGGGCCTGCCCCGCCCGCCCCTGGTCGGCCTCGCCGAGGCCCGGCGGACTTTTTCGCCCGCCATGTTGTCGTTCCTGGAAGAATCGAAACGCCTGGACAACCGGCGGATGCTGGAAGAACTGGGCGTGGTGTTACGCTACCCGGATTTGGCCAGCGGCCTTCCGGCCTGCCTGGGGGAGGAATGA
- the minD gene encoding septum site-determining protein MinD produces MARIIVVTSGKGGVGKTTTSAALSMGLALKGHRTAVIDFDIGLRNLDLIMGCERRVVYDFVNVINQEASLNQALIRDKRCENLYILPASQTRDKDALTQDGVERVLNELSETFEYVVCDSPAGIERGAYLSMYFADDAIVVTNPEVSSVRDSDRMLGILASKSRRAELGQEPIKEYLLLSRYSPQRVKLGEMLSVEDVQEILSLHLLGVIPESKAVLNASNSGTPVILDEKSDAGQAYSDVVRRYLGEHVPHRFVEEEKKGLFGRLFGGG; encoded by the coding sequence GTGGCAAGAATTATCGTTGTAACTTCGGGCAAGGGCGGGGTCGGCAAAACCACCACCAGCGCCGCGTTATCCATGGGCTTGGCGCTCAAGGGCCATCGCACCGCCGTGATCGACTTCGATATAGGGCTGAGGAACCTCGACCTCATCATGGGCTGCGAGCGGCGGGTGGTCTACGACTTCGTCAATGTCATCAACCAGGAAGCGAGCCTGAACCAAGCCCTGATCCGCGATAAGCGCTGCGAGAACCTCTACATCCTCCCGGCCTCGCAGACCCGCGACAAGGACGCCCTCACCCAGGATGGCGTCGAGCGGGTGCTGAACGAACTGTCGGAAACCTTCGAGTATGTGGTCTGCGATTCGCCGGCCGGGATCGAGCGCGGTGCCTATCTCTCGATGTATTTCGCCGACGACGCCATCGTCGTGACCAACCCGGAAGTCTCCTCGGTGCGGGACTCCGACCGGATGCTGGGCATCCTCGCCAGCAAGTCGCGCCGCGCCGAACTCGGCCAGGAACCGATCAAGGAATATCTCTTGCTCAGCCGCTATTCGCCGCAGCGGGTGAAGCTCGGCGAGATGCTCAGCGTCGAGGACGTGCAGGAAATCCTCTCGCTCCACCTCCTGGGCGTGATCCCGGAATCCAAGGCGGTGCTGAACGCTTCCAACTCCGGCACCCCGGTCATCCTCGACGAGAAGAGCGATGCCGGGCAGGCTTATTCGGATGTGGTGCGCCGTTATCTCGGCGAGCATGTTCCCCATCGTTTCGTCGAAGAGGAAAAGAAAGGCTTGTTTGGCCGCTTGTTCGGGGGAGGCTGA
- the minE gene encoding cell division topological specificity factor MinE, protein MGLLDYFRSSKPTSAAIAKERLQILVAHERSQRNRPDYLADLQRDLLEVIRKYVNVDQDAITVTMEQDDSREILELNIILPEEAEQKRTPPRPQGKFP, encoded by the coding sequence ATGGGCCTTTTGGATTATTTTCGGAGTTCCAAGCCCACCAGCGCGGCCATCGCCAAGGAGCGCTTGCAGATTCTGGTGGCCCATGAACGCTCGCAGCGCAATAGGCCGGATTATCTGGCCGATTTGCAGCGGGATTTGCTCGAGGTGATCCGTAAATATGTGAACGTGGACCAGGACGCCATCACCGTCACCATGGAACAGGACGATAGCCGCGAAATCCTCGAGCTCAACATCATCCTGCCCGAGGAGGCCGAACAGAAGCGCACTCCGCCGCGCCCGCAAGGCAAATTCCCCTAA
- a CDS encoding vWA domain-containing protein yields MKPMFLPCCVTVLAALFGGPVQAAPVDVILALDHSGSMKRTDPNRDSVQGVELFADLLGKDDRLEFMGFAGRAETLLPLTAGSGPAVRERLSRLAQALPMNGQRTDFGEALRLAYEDLIVAAAPPDTRRMVVIFSDGQLDLGDAAANNTAQALILALLPEFRAVGIKVYCVAFSAEADLAFLGRIAEATGGRALRAERVADIYKAFIRLFEETDQPLSVPVRDGRVAVDKEVRELKLLVERDSERERIRLVDPSGKEFDGQDKALGLEWRHHGPFDRITVPRPAVGTWRMLGASGEKKAYLDSDLDLGMEVHPPIRVGRPVEITVRLSYRGQPVSDQRLLEGLKVEVTGHGETGMSLEPLAWLPDARTGRPGEFHGLLRFAAEGGYRLAALAENPVFQRRREMSVTVLAAEPAAIPPAAAAPREEGPSPPAPVPAASAPVPGPPPPTAGNPSLGGLGWIVALNLILVALVGGGVWFWKYRSGRDKQQTLALRAARKSTEHGVPPRRPGPMP; encoded by the coding sequence ATGAAGCCCATGTTCCTTCCCTGCTGCGTCACGGTGCTGGCCGCCCTGTTCGGTGGCCCTGTCCAGGCCGCCCCGGTGGATGTGATATTGGCCCTCGACCACTCCGGCAGCATGAAAAGGACCGATCCCAACCGCGATAGCGTCCAGGGCGTGGAATTGTTCGCCGACCTGCTCGGCAAGGATGACCGGCTGGAATTCATGGGTTTCGCCGGGCGGGCCGAGACCTTGCTGCCGCTCACCGCCGGGTCCGGGCCCGCCGTCCGGGAACGGCTGTCCCGGCTGGCGCAGGCGCTCCCCATGAACGGCCAGCGCACCGATTTCGGCGAGGCCCTGCGGTTGGCCTATGAAGACCTGATCGTCGCTGCCGCCCCGCCGGATACCCGGCGCATGGTGGTGATATTTTCGGACGGTCAACTCGATCTCGGAGACGCCGCCGCCAACAATACGGCCCAAGCGCTCATCCTGGCGTTGCTCCCCGAATTCCGCGCCGTCGGGATCAAGGTTTATTGCGTGGCGTTCTCGGCCGAAGCCGATCTGGCCTTTCTCGGGCGCATCGCCGAAGCCACCGGAGGCCGAGCGCTGCGGGCGGAACGGGTGGCCGATATTTACAAAGCGTTTATCCGCTTGTTCGAAGAAACCGACCAGCCCTTGTCGGTACCGGTACGGGATGGGCGGGTGGCGGTCGACAAGGAAGTCCGGGAACTCAAGCTCTTGGTGGAACGGGATTCGGAACGGGAGCGGATTCGGCTGGTCGATCCCAGTGGCAAAGAATTCGACGGGCAGGATAAGGCGCTGGGTTTGGAATGGCGGCACCATGGTCCTTTCGACCGGATCACCGTGCCGCGCCCCGCCGTGGGAACTTGGCGGATGCTCGGCGCGTCGGGCGAAAAAAAAGCTTATTTGGATAGCGATCTGGACCTGGGCATGGAAGTTCATCCGCCGATCCGGGTGGGGCGACCGGTTGAAATCACCGTGCGCCTGAGTTATCGCGGCCAACCAGTGTCCGATCAGCGGCTATTGGAAGGATTGAAAGTCGAGGTCACGGGCCATGGCGAAACCGGGATGTCCTTGGAACCCTTGGCCTGGCTGCCGGATGCCCGGACCGGGCGTCCTGGGGAATTCCACGGGCTATTGCGATTCGCGGCTGAAGGGGGCTATCGGCTGGCGGCCTTGGCGGAAAACCCGGTATTCCAGCGCCGCAGGGAAATGTCGGTGACTGTTTTGGCGGCGGAACCCGCAGCCATCCCGCCAGCGGCGGCGGCACCGCGCGAGGAGGGGCCGTCACCGCCCGCCCCAGTTCCCGCTGCTTCGGCTCCGGTACCTGGGCCACCTCCTCCCACGGCGGGCAATCCCTCGCTGGGCGGCTTGGGCTGGATCGTCGCGCTGAACCTGATCTTGGTGGCCTTGGTGGGTGGCGGCGTTTGGTTTTGGAAGTATCGGTCGGGCCGGGATAAACAGCAGACCCTGGCCTTGCGTGCGGCGCGGAAATCCACGGAACACGGCGTCCCGCCGCGCCGTCCAGGGCCCATGCCATGA
- the gcvPA gene encoding aminomethyl-transferring glycine dehydrogenase subunit GcvPA translates to MPFIPHTQADIQAMLAALDVHAIDDLFDEIPASLRADIDPAPTPGLKEMEIARLMRERARLNRPLLCFAGGGAYEHHIPAAVWTVAGRGEFYSAYTPYQAEASQGTLQTLYEYQSMMAGLTGMEVANASLYDAASGLAEAVLMAVRANRESQSRRVLVPRSLPPVYRAVLASIVQAQALELIELPYDPATGCTDLAGLDAHAAGDIAAVVIPQPNGFGGLEPVDALTDWAKSHRALAVALVNPTALGLLKPPGEWGAAGADIACGNGQPLGIPLAGGGPYFGFLCCRKALVHSMPGRLVGRTMDLDGKPGFTLTLQAREQHIRRGRATSNICTNQGLMVTAATIYLALLGPEGLKQVALACHHQTRALLATLTGIAGVERVFAGPCFHEAVYRTPLPAATVLEGLAERGILGGVDLSGAYPELGAAILTCATELRTEADIAAYAEALRAVLAD, encoded by the coding sequence ATGCCCTTCATCCCCCACACGCAAGCGGATATCCAAGCGATGCTGGCGGCCTTGGATGTCCACGCCATCGACGACCTGTTCGATGAAATCCCAGCGTCCTTGCGGGCCGATATCGATCCGGCCCCCACGCCCGGACTCAAGGAAATGGAGATCGCCCGGCTCATGCGCGAGCGGGCCCGGCTGAACCGTCCGCTGCTGTGCTTCGCGGGCGGCGGTGCCTACGAACACCATATCCCGGCGGCGGTGTGGACGGTGGCGGGCCGGGGCGAATTCTACAGCGCCTACACGCCCTACCAGGCCGAAGCCAGCCAGGGCACCCTGCAAACCCTCTACGAATACCAGAGCATGATGGCGGGCCTGACCGGGATGGAAGTCGCCAATGCTTCGCTGTACGACGCGGCTTCGGGCCTGGCCGAGGCGGTGCTGATGGCGGTGCGGGCCAACCGCGAATCCCAATCCCGGCGGGTCTTGGTGCCGCGCAGCCTGCCGCCGGTCTATCGCGCGGTGCTGGCGAGCATCGTCCAGGCCCAAGCCCTGGAATTGATCGAACTGCCCTACGATCCCGCCACCGGTTGCACCGATCTGGCCGGCCTCGATGCCCACGCGGCTGGCGATATCGCCGCCGTGGTCATCCCCCAGCCCAATGGCTTCGGCGGTTTGGAGCCGGTGGACGCCCTGACCGATTGGGCCAAATCCCACCGCGCCCTGGCCGTCGCCCTAGTCAATCCCACCGCCCTGGGCTTGCTCAAACCGCCCGGAGAATGGGGCGCGGCGGGGGCCGATATCGCCTGTGGCAACGGCCAGCCCTTGGGCATCCCGCTGGCGGGCGGCGGGCCATATTTCGGCTTCCTGTGCTGCCGCAAGGCGCTGGTGCATTCGATGCCGGGACGCCTCGTGGGCCGCACCATGGACCTGGACGGCAAACCCGGCTTCACCCTCACCCTGCAAGCCCGCGAGCAGCACATCCGGCGCGGACGGGCCACCTCCAACATCTGCACCAACCAAGGCTTGATGGTCACGGCGGCGACGATCTATCTGGCCCTGCTGGGACCGGAAGGCTTGAAGCAGGTCGCGCTGGCCTGCCACCACCAGACCCGCGCCTTGCTGGCAACATTGACCGGCATCGCGGGCGTGGAGCGGGTGTTCGCCGGGCCGTGCTTCCATGAGGCGGTCTACCGCACACCGCTTCCCGCCGCCACGGTGCTGGAAGGTCTGGCGGAACGGGGCATCCTGGGTGGGGTGGACCTATCGGGGGCTTATCCCGAGCTGGGCGCGGCGATCCTGACCTGCGCCACGGAACTCAGGACCGAAGCCGATATCGCGGCCTACGCGGAAGCGCTGCGGGCGGTCCTGGCGGACTAG
- the gcvH gene encoding glycine cleavage system protein GcvH — translation MSHFPDDLKYANTHEWAKLEDGDTVRVGISDFAQSELGDVVFVELPVVGRKVKAGEAVAVVESVKAASDIFSPVSGEIVATNPALADTPETLNEDAYAAWLFVVQADATAELDQLLSAAAYQEAVEPG, via the coding sequence ATGAGCCATTTTCCCGATGATCTGAAATACGCCAATACCCACGAATGGGCCAAGCTGGAAGACGGCGACACGGTGCGGGTCGGCATCTCCGATTTCGCCCAAAGCGAACTGGGCGATGTAGTGTTCGTCGAATTGCCCGTGGTGGGACGCAAGGTCAAGGCGGGCGAAGCCGTGGCCGTGGTCGAATCGGTGAAGGCGGCCTCCGATATTTTCAGCCCCGTGTCGGGCGAGATCGTCGCCACCAACCCCGCGCTGGCCGACACCCCGGAAACCCTCAACGAGGACGCCTACGCCGCTTGGCTGTTCGTGGTGCAGGCCGACGCCACCGCCGAACTGGACCAGCTCCTGAGCGCCGCGGCCTATCAGGAAGCGGTGGAACCGGGCTAA
- a CDS encoding MBL fold metallo-hydrolase, producing MNRIDLLDYAHSKPAFDIPTCLFQDGHHAIYWLGIEQDTAFRCNVYLIEDGGEGYLVDPGGRPGFSQIKRRVEQIMPTGRIKGMVLCHQDPDVAASMVDWLDLHPDIKVYSSTRTHALLPHYGKPKYPAVDIVEKPVLEFSSGARLRFIEAPFLHFPGAFASYDTASGFLFSGDIWAAVGMDWTLVSDDFNTLSFKMEMFHTDYMAGNKASRGFTRKLREVDIMAILPQHGSIIPRAHVAEAIDYLNDLPCGLDLLYLSGQ from the coding sequence ATGAACCGTATCGACTTATTGGATTATGCCCACAGCAAACCGGCGTTCGATATCCCAACTTGCTTGTTCCAGGATGGCCACCACGCCATATATTGGCTGGGGATCGAGCAGGATACGGCTTTCCGCTGCAATGTTTACTTGATCGAGGATGGCGGAGAAGGATATCTGGTCGATCCCGGCGGCAGGCCAGGGTTTTCCCAAATCAAACGGCGGGTCGAACAAATCATGCCCACCGGGCGGATCAAGGGCATGGTGCTTTGCCATCAAGACCCGGATGTGGCCGCCTCGATGGTGGATTGGCTGGACCTGCACCCGGATATTAAGGTGTATAGCTCGACGCGCACCCACGCTCTTTTGCCGCATTACGGGAAGCCCAAATATCCAGCGGTCGATATCGTCGAGAAACCCGTGCTTGAATTTTCATCGGGTGCCCGCCTGCGTTTTATCGAAGCGCCTTTCCTGCATTTCCCCGGTGCTTTCGCGAGCTACGATACCGCTTCGGGATTCCTGTTTTCGGGGGATATTTGGGCTGCGGTGGGTATGGATTGGACCCTGGTCAGCGATGATTTCAATACCTTGTCGTTCAAAATGGAAATGTTCCATACCGACTATATGGCGGGCAACAAGGCCAGCCGGGGATTCACGCGCAAACTACGGGAGGTCGATATCATGGCGATCCTGCCCCAGCATGGCTCGATTATTCCCCGCGCCCATGTGGCCGAGGCCATCGACTATTTGAACGATCTGCCCTGCGGCTTGGATTTGCTGTATTTATCCGGGCAATGA
- the minC gene encoding septum site-determining protein MinC, with protein MAAKNPDPQQPSAALDIRAGAITLPILKLFTADLIAVNVQLEEKLRRAPEFFRYAPVVLDLAELDPDREKIDFPALLKLLRKLDLMPAGVRGGNPAQHSAAQAAHLAVLADGKDIAPQAAAPRPAAKSPEPPPKAQPATKLVEQPVRSGQRVYAQGGDLIVRAQISAGAEIIADGNIHIYGRLKGRALAGVQGNPEARIFCADLQAELVGIGTQYKISENIDPALWGKPAHIHLVDNALVIDPL; from the coding sequence ATGGCCGCGAAAAATCCCGACCCGCAACAACCCTCCGCCGCGCTGGACATCCGGGCGGGTGCCATCACCCTGCCCATCCTCAAGCTTTTCACCGCCGACCTGATCGCCGTCAACGTCCAGCTCGAAGAGAAGCTCCGGCGGGCCCCCGAATTTTTCCGCTACGCCCCGGTGGTCCTCGATCTGGCCGAACTCGATCCCGACCGCGAGAAGATCGATTTCCCGGCCCTGCTCAAGCTGTTGCGGAAACTCGACCTGATGCCGGCGGGCGTGCGCGGCGGCAACCCGGCCCAGCATTCCGCCGCCCAGGCCGCCCATCTGGCGGTGCTGGCCGATGGCAAGGACATCGCCCCCCAAGCCGCCGCGCCGCGCCCCGCCGCCAAAAGCCCGGAACCCCCGCCCAAAGCCCAGCCCGCCACCAAGCTGGTCGAGCAGCCGGTGCGCTCGGGCCAGCGCGTCTATGCCCAGGGCGGCGACCTGATCGTCCGCGCCCAGATCAGCGCCGGGGCCGAGATCATCGCCGACGGCAATATCCACATCTACGGCAGGCTCAAGGGCCGGGCGCTGGCCGGGGTACAGGGCAACCCGGAGGCGCGGATTTTCTGCGCCGACTTGCAAGCCGAACTGGTGGGCATCGGCACACAGTACAAAATCAGCGAAAACATCGACCCGGCGCTCTGGGGCAAACCGGCCCACATCCATTTGGTGGATAACGCCTTGGTCATCGATCCGCTATAA